In Methanosarcina barkeri MS, a single window of DNA contains:
- a CDS encoding M13 family metallopeptidase: protein MEKKGVINLFAFGIVLVNALTIVALGSSETLSSTSTSEKEKAFDPESMNLSVKPGDDFYEYAEGDWIKSHPVPMDKSRYGEFAIVEDRTYDRVNGILESAASNTSVPDGSLEQKIGTFYSMGMDNFTLEKQHLDPIKGKLKMIDNTSSASDLQSVSTQMMEYGLDPFFSMYAAPDKKNSKIMIATLTQGGLGLPDRDFYFRQDNESIKIREQYLTHVTRMFVFLGDSPEVAENNARTVMRIETRLANASFTNVEDRDEVKTYNKMSLEELQAFAPGINWSCLFVSLGYPDVAEVNVRNPSFFKELSSALQEENIADWKTFLRWKLILGTSPYLSSDVEEEHFDFYGRKLNGQQEMKPRWKRVIEAENEAMGEAVGHVYVDRYFDQGSRARMQDMVFNLKKAFGERIQNLAWMESETKKEALKKLEVLDVQVGYPDEWLNYSELEFKNDSYVMNVLRASKFKFHHGPSGLDRIGQPVNRKLWEMNPQETNAYADYNKIIIVFPAGILQPPFFNKDADDAVNYGAIGAIIGHEMTHHFDSQGRKFDASGNLTDWWTPEDADNFNKSTEVLVDEYNRFEILPGLYVNGNLTLPENVADFGGLTVAYHAYKLSLKEEPEMIDGFTGDQRFFLSFTQVWRESDTDESLRTLALTDTHSPARFRVNGVVFNVPEFYRAFPNVKPSDKLYRPGSERPVIW, encoded by the coding sequence ATGGAGAAGAAGGGAGTAATAAATCTGTTCGCTTTTGGCATCGTACTGGTTAACGCTTTAACGATTGTAGCTTTGGGTTCTTCCGAAACTTTGAGTAGCACAAGCACTTCAGAAAAGGAAAAAGCTTTCGACCCCGAAAGTATGAATCTCTCAGTGAAACCTGGAGACGACTTCTATGAATATGCTGAGGGAGACTGGATAAAAAGTCATCCTGTACCCATGGATAAGTCCAGATACGGAGAGTTTGCAATAGTAGAAGACAGGACTTATGACCGTGTCAACGGAATTTTGGAGAGTGCAGCCAGTAATACCTCAGTTCCTGATGGAAGTCTCGAGCAGAAGATTGGCACATTCTACAGCATGGGAATGGATAATTTCACTCTGGAAAAGCAGCATCTTGATCCAATCAAAGGCAAACTGAAGATGATAGACAATACCTCCAGTGCTTCCGATCTTCAGTCAGTCTCAACACAAATGATGGAGTACGGCCTGGACCCTTTCTTTTCAATGTATGCTGCACCTGACAAGAAGAACAGCAAGATCATGATTGCTACCCTTACTCAGGGAGGGCTAGGCCTTCCGGATAGAGATTTCTATTTCAGACAGGACAATGAATCTATCAAAATCAGAGAACAGTATTTGACTCATGTTACCAGGATGTTTGTCTTCCTTGGCGATAGTCCAGAGGTCGCTGAGAATAATGCCAGGACTGTGATGAGGATAGAGACCCGGCTGGCCAATGCATCCTTTACCAATGTAGAAGACCGCGATGAGGTCAAAACGTATAACAAGATGAGCCTTGAGGAGCTTCAGGCCTTTGCACCAGGCATTAACTGGTCTTGTCTCTTCGTCTCTCTGGGTTATCCGGACGTAGCCGAGGTCAACGTCAGAAATCCTTCCTTCTTTAAAGAGTTAAGCAGCGCCCTTCAGGAAGAGAACATAGCTGATTGGAAGACCTTCCTGCGCTGGAAGCTGATTTTAGGGACGTCACCTTACCTAAGCTCCGACGTAGAAGAGGAACACTTTGATTTTTATGGAAGAAAACTCAATGGTCAGCAAGAAATGAAGCCCAGGTGGAAGAGGGTTATTGAAGCGGAAAATGAGGCTATGGGCGAGGCCGTAGGACACGTCTATGTAGATAGATATTTTGACCAAGGTTCCAGGGCCAGGATGCAGGATATGGTATTCAACCTGAAGAAGGCCTTCGGAGAGAGAATTCAAAACCTGGCATGGATGGAGTCTGAAACCAAAAAAGAAGCTCTCAAAAAGCTTGAAGTTCTGGATGTACAGGTAGGTTATCCAGATGAATGGCTGAACTATTCAGAGCTTGAATTTAAAAACGATTCATATGTTATGAATGTCCTCAGAGCTTCTAAATTCAAGTTTCATCATGGACCCAGCGGTCTGGATAGAATAGGTCAGCCTGTAAATCGCAAGCTGTGGGAGATGAATCCCCAGGAGACTAACGCCTATGCGGATTACAATAAAATAATTATAGTTTTCCCGGCAGGCATTCTTCAGCCTCCTTTCTTCAATAAGGATGCCGATGACGCTGTTAATTATGGTGCCATAGGTGCAATTATAGGACACGAGATGACTCACCATTTCGATAGCCAGGGCAGAAAGTTCGATGCAAGTGGAAATTTGACGGATTGGTGGACACCAGAAGATGCCGATAACTTCAACAAAAGCACGGAGGTTCTGGTGGACGAGTATAACAGGTTCGAGATTTTGCCTGGCCTGTACGTCAACGGCAACCTGACTCTGCCTGAGAACGTAGCAGATTTTGGCGGATTGACCGTGGCCTACCACGCTTATAAGCTCTCATTGAAAGAGGAGCCGGAAATGATTGATGGATTCACTGGAGACCAGAGGTTCTTTTTAAGCTTCACCCAGGTGTGGAGGGAGTCGGACACAGACGAATCACTAAGGACGTTAGCACTGACTGATACTCATTCACCAGCCAGGTTCAGGGTCAATGGAGTGGTTTTCAACGTGCCTGAGTTTTACAGGGCGTTCCCAAACGTAAAGCCCTCGGATAAACTCTACAGACCAGGAAGTGAGAGGCCAGTGATATGGTAA
- a CDS encoding Vms1/Ankzf1 family peptidyl-tRNA hydrolase — MQSAKNQLEKKEILARQAVSDRQDAEALLNQERIRTRTLSHELETIRAESQGKLKFRGIETLSPQAVQAYLSKLKSIQTTAGDLLTAYLPQGTRLSGVISEKVLERVEEENRILLDRLEPETGLVLFYDFHRMVCEAIAPPFPITFPTWELGDSFEVSVLEEILSKDYRMLVLVLHAGESFIGFTPDAQVFDTEELIRSSVKEKHSKGGFSQRRFERLREEDIAHHMDKVFEVLNKTLEENSPVDCIVMSGDAQLLKEIQRYLPLNLEIIEKPSDLKLEKTGGEEILRTVLSSRRYLL; from the coding sequence TTGCAGAGTGCAAAAAACCAGCTTGAAAAAAAAGAAATTCTCGCAAGGCAGGCGGTTTCGGACAGGCAGGACGCTGAGGCTCTTTTAAACCAGGAACGTATTCGCACCCGAACTCTTTCCCACGAGCTCGAAACAATAAGAGCTGAATCTCAGGGTAAATTGAAGTTTCGGGGAATTGAAACTCTGAGCCCGCAAGCCGTTCAGGCTTACCTCTCCAAACTCAAGTCCATCCAAACTACTGCAGGAGACCTGCTGACCGCTTACCTGCCTCAGGGCACCCGACTCTCAGGTGTGATAAGTGAAAAGGTTCTTGAGCGCGTGGAAGAGGAAAACCGTATCCTTCTTGACAGGCTTGAGCCTGAGACCGGCCTTGTACTTTTTTATGATTTTCACCGCATGGTCTGTGAAGCTATAGCTCCTCCTTTTCCTATCACTTTCCCAACCTGGGAGCTTGGGGACAGTTTTGAGGTCTCTGTGCTTGAAGAGATCTTAAGTAAGGACTACCGCATGCTTGTCCTTGTCCTGCACGCCGGCGAATCTTTCATAGGTTTTACTCCCGATGCACAGGTTTTCGATACTGAGGAGCTTATCCGCAGTAGCGTAAAGGAAAAGCACAGTAAAGGAGGCTTTAGTCAGCGCCGCTTCGAACGCCTTCGGGAAGAAGATATCGCACACCACATGGACAAAGTCTTCGAAGTCCTGAATAAAACCCTCGAAGAAAACTCCCCCGTAGACTGCATCGTTATGAGCGGAGACGCCCAGCTCTTAAAGGAAATACAGAGATATCTGCCCCTCAACCTTGAGATAATAGAAAAGCCTTCTGATCTCAAATTAGAAAAAACGGGCGGGGAAGAGATCCTCCGAACGGTTTTAAGCTCCAGAAGGTATTTATTGTGA
- the coaBC gene encoding bifunctional phosphopantothenoylcysteine decarboxylase/phosphopantothenate--cysteine ligase CoaBC, giving the protein MDKENKQKATRSRAEKFHPTLWIQGQKSSFLAGKTIVLGVTGSIGAVRVVELARELIRNGAEVHAVMTEAATRILHPDALHYATGNPAITELGGRVEHVEFCGLKGRADLLLIAPATANTIGKIACGIDDTPVTSFATTALGSGVPVMVVPAMHESMFRHPAVVENLEKLKSWGISIVGPRLEEGVAKIAANEEIVLKVERALGNKNLENRKIIITSGSTAESLDPIRIITNRASGKTGRELALEAYRNGADVTLVHRDRLGVAGIREIFVESAADMTDAVLSELEKEYDVLISSAAIADYTAEPSPEKIKSGGELTLRLKPTRKLIKECRQRYPDLVIIGFKAETEIEKDELLRRAASTLKTSKLDLIAANDVAKGGMGTEKNELYLLGREKSEPRHVSGNKRKLAAFILEEVADLLK; this is encoded by the coding sequence ATGGATAAAGAAAATAAGCAAAAGGCCACTAGGTCCAGAGCCGAAAAGTTCCATCCCACACTCTGGATCCAGGGGCAAAAGAGCTCTTTCCTTGCCGGAAAAACCATAGTTCTTGGTGTTACGGGAAGTATTGGAGCGGTCAGGGTAGTTGAACTTGCAAGAGAGCTGATAAGAAACGGGGCTGAAGTCCATGCTGTTATGACAGAGGCTGCCACGCGTATTCTGCACCCTGATGCCCTGCACTATGCAACGGGAAATCCAGCAATTACCGAACTTGGAGGCAGGGTCGAGCATGTGGAGTTCTGCGGACTTAAAGGCAGGGCCGACCTTCTCCTTATAGCTCCTGCAACCGCAAATACCATAGGAAAAATCGCATGCGGAATAGATGATACTCCTGTTACCTCGTTTGCAACAACTGCCCTTGGCTCTGGTGTGCCTGTGATGGTTGTTCCTGCAATGCATGAATCAATGTTCAGGCATCCGGCTGTTGTTGAGAATCTGGAAAAATTGAAAAGCTGGGGAATCTCTATTGTGGGCCCCAGACTTGAAGAAGGCGTTGCAAAAATTGCGGCAAATGAGGAAATTGTGCTCAAGGTAGAAAGGGCTCTCGGAAACAAAAACCTTGAAAATCGAAAGATAATTATCACAAGTGGCTCTACTGCCGAAAGCCTGGACCCCATCCGAATTATCACGAACCGGGCTTCAGGTAAAACCGGCAGAGAACTCGCCCTTGAAGCTTATCGCAATGGAGCTGATGTAACCCTGGTTCATCGGGATCGGCTTGGGGTTGCAGGAATCAGAGAGATTTTTGTAGAGAGTGCCGCCGACATGACCGATGCTGTACTCTCAGAACTTGAAAAAGAGTACGATGTTCTTATCAGTTCGGCAGCAATTGCAGACTATACAGCCGAGCCTTCTCCCGAAAAGATAAAATCGGGAGGAGAACTTACCTTAAGACTGAAGCCCACCCGCAAATTGATTAAAGAATGCCGTCAAAGGTATCCTGACCTCGTGATTATAGGTTTCAAAGCTGAAACCGAAATTGAAAAAGACGAACTTCTCAGAAGGGCAGCTTCAACCCTTAAAACTTCAAAACTGGACCTGATTGCAGCAAACGACGTCGCGAAAGGCGGAATGGGCACTGAGAAGAATGAATTGTACCTGCTTGGACGGGAAAAAAGCGAACCAAGGCACGTAAGTGGAAATAAGCGCAAACTTGCAGCCTTTATCCTTGAAGAGGTAGCCGATCTGTTAAAGTAA
- a CDS encoding pantoate kinase, whose protein sequence is MYTYESEGADIQAKAYAPGHITGFFQIHEHENPHRKGSTGCGIVLNGGVTTEVKIGRSVEKTEVFLNGKRVEGRTTRTVAEMMTELPVRIKSWAEIPTGCGFGASGAGALGTAYALNNALSLNQTIKSLTEYAHVAEVVNCSGLGDIAAQSSGGVVIRLQPGGPEFGLVDGIPAPEARVFCIVLGEISTGSVLRDEAASSRINSAGKEAMSELLKKPTLENFMQQSKAFASKTGLMSSRAKDVIEAANSNGGLASQAMLGDTVFAIAPYSQQFRLYEALQEFGEVLEYGISTCVPRLMNE, encoded by the coding sequence ATGTATACATATGAGAGTGAAGGAGCAGACATTCAGGCAAAAGCCTATGCTCCGGGACACATCACAGGTTTTTTCCAGATTCACGAGCATGAAAACCCTCATCGTAAGGGTTCTACAGGCTGCGGAATCGTCCTGAATGGAGGCGTAACCACCGAAGTAAAGATCGGGAGATCTGTAGAAAAAACCGAAGTTTTTCTTAATGGAAAAAGAGTTGAAGGCAGAACTACTCGGACTGTCGCAGAGATGATGACTGAACTGCCTGTAAGAATAAAAAGCTGGGCAGAAATCCCAACAGGATGCGGATTTGGAGCTTCAGGTGCAGGAGCTCTCGGGACAGCCTATGCCCTGAACAATGCACTTTCCCTGAATCAGACCATAAAAAGCCTGACTGAATATGCCCATGTGGCTGAGGTCGTCAATTGCAGCGGACTTGGGGATATTGCTGCCCAGTCCAGCGGTGGAGTCGTGATCAGACTGCAGCCTGGCGGGCCCGAATTCGGGCTTGTGGACGGGATCCCGGCTCCCGAAGCCAGGGTTTTCTGTATTGTACTTGGTGAGATTTCTACCGGGTCGGTCCTGAGGGATGAAGCTGCATCCTCAAGAATTAACAGCGCAGGAAAAGAAGCTATGTCCGAGCTGCTTAAAAAGCCCACTCTTGAGAACTTCATGCAGCAGTCAAAAGCGTTTGCCAGTAAAACAGGCCTTATGAGCAGCCGGGCAAAAGATGTGATCGAAGCTGCAAACTCAAATGGTGGGCTAGCTTCTCAGGCAATGCTTGGGGATACGGTTTTCGCAATTGCCCCTTACTCCCAGCAGTTCCGTCTCTACGAAGCCCTCCAGGAATTTGGGGAAGTGCTGGAATACGGCATAAGCACCTGCGTGCCAAGACTGATGAACGAATGA
- a CDS encoding bifunctional metallophosphatase/5'-nucleotidase has translation MLKKYNCLTNKPNRHLAFYLCLVILVSLASLGCLEASGPEKGTLEDTQENTSENTLKVQILSINDLHGQIEPSTGKVVTGYNETGAPICVDSGGMEYLATHIKELSSENPNTFVVSAGDSMGASPLLSALFQDEPTIKALNMMGLDFSAVGNHDLDEGMGELMRIQNGSYQPTDGNLSNSSFEGAHFQFLAANIVNESTNATIFPAYNITYVQGVPIGFIGIALKDTPYIVTASKVKGFRFLDEATTINEQVKKLKSMGVKTIVVIIHDGGSQEGLYNESLNMSGPILDVINATDDEVDVFITGHTHQAYNAVIDGRLVTEAGSAGNLLTDIDLVISNETCDVIEERSRNIIVSRDITEDSGISELIEEYKSQVAPLADRVICNITENITNTASDSGESALGDVVADAQLYATSNLSNGGAVIAFMNPGGIRTDLVYDQISGGELQGQVTYGEAFSVQPFGNDLVTMTLNGTQIDALLEQQFDNPSLGSKRILQVSKGFSYTWNERAPTGEKVDISSIKINGTSIDPSSPYRVTMNGFLADGGDNFSVMKEGTDRMVGSPDLDAFVNYLETFSPLAPGSENRIVLEK, from the coding sequence TTGTTAAAAAAGTACAATTGTTTGACAAATAAGCCCAATAGGCACCTTGCCTTTTATTTATGCCTAGTGATACTTGTCTCTCTGGCCTCACTTGGCTGCCTGGAGGCTTCAGGGCCTGAAAAGGGTACATTAGAAGATACGCAGGAAAATACGTCAGAAAATACATTAAAAGTCCAGATCCTGTCCATTAATGACCTCCACGGTCAAATTGAACCGTCCACCGGCAAAGTGGTTACGGGTTATAATGAGACCGGAGCTCCCATATGCGTTGATTCCGGAGGCATGGAGTATCTGGCCACTCACATAAAGGAACTCAGCTCTGAGAACCCCAATACATTTGTGGTATCGGCAGGCGATTCTATGGGTGCCAGCCCGCTTCTCTCAGCCCTGTTCCAGGATGAACCGACAATAAAAGCTCTCAATATGATGGGGCTCGACTTTTCAGCCGTAGGCAACCATGATCTGGACGAGGGAATGGGCGAGCTCATGCGCATTCAGAATGGCAGCTACCAGCCGACAGATGGCAACCTGAGTAACTCCTCCTTTGAAGGAGCACATTTCCAGTTTCTGGCTGCAAATATAGTCAATGAGAGCACAAACGCCACAATATTCCCTGCCTATAACATTACCTACGTCCAGGGAGTTCCAATAGGGTTCATTGGAATTGCCCTAAAAGACACGCCATACATAGTGACTGCTTCCAAAGTGAAAGGGTTCAGGTTCCTGGACGAAGCCACGACCATTAATGAACAGGTCAAAAAGCTGAAGAGTATGGGCGTAAAAACCATAGTGGTGATCATCCATGACGGCGGTTCCCAAGAGGGACTATATAACGAGAGCCTGAACATGAGCGGCCCAATTTTAGATGTCATCAATGCCACCGACGACGAAGTAGATGTTTTCATCACTGGCCATACACATCAGGCTTACAATGCTGTTATTGACGGCCGTCTGGTAACAGAAGCCGGTTCGGCAGGTAATTTACTCACGGATATCGATCTGGTGATAAGCAACGAGACTTGTGATGTGATCGAGGAAAGGTCCAGAAATATCATAGTTTCCAGAGACATTACTGAAGACTCAGGAATAAGCGAGCTGATAGAGGAATATAAATCTCAGGTTGCGCCCCTTGCGGACCGGGTGATCTGTAACATCACAGAGAATATTACAAATACAGCCAGTGATTCAGGTGAATCTGCTCTGGGTGACGTCGTAGCCGATGCTCAGTTATATGCTACTTCTAACTTAAGCAATGGCGGTGCTGTTATAGCTTTCATGAACCCAGGCGGCATTCGCACAGACCTGGTATATGATCAAATTAGCGGTGGGGAACTGCAAGGTCAGGTTACTTATGGAGAGGCCTTCAGTGTCCAGCCTTTTGGAAACGATCTGGTCACAATGACCTTAAACGGCACTCAGATCGACGCTTTGCTGGAACAGCAATTCGACAACCCATCCCTTGGCAGTAAGCGAATATTGCAGGTTTCAAAGGGCTTTAGTTATACCTGGAACGAACGCGCTCCTACGGGCGAGAAAGTCGATATATCCAGTATAAAAATCAATGGAACTTCTATTGATCCGAGCAGCCCTTACCGCGTAACAATGAATGGATTTCTGGCTGATGGAGGAGATAATTTCTCTGTAATGAAAGAAGGGACCGATAGGATGGTAGGATCTCCAGATTTAGATGCCTTTGTCAATTACCTAGAGACCTTTTCTCCTCTGGCTCCCGGATCTGAGAATCGCATAGTTCTGGAAAAATAA
- a CDS encoding metal-dependent hydrolase, translating to MLLFGHIGVTLGVFFLLGILIPRLRTIIDPKYLAIGALLPDLIDKPVGMIIFASTFANGRIICHTLLFVLSLFLIGLYIYEKKKDIKVLSLASGSFFHLIEDYMWTNPRTLFWPLFGFEFPKYRTDFNGIEYLTKLFEKSFTFHISLSSVPEILGIGILVLLVLHWLIKEFGQNKF from the coding sequence ATGCTTCTTTTTGGACATATTGGGGTTACATTGGGAGTATTCTTCTTACTTGGGATTTTAATACCCCGGCTAAGGACTATTATAGATCCAAAATACTTAGCCATTGGAGCTCTTCTGCCCGACTTAATCGACAAACCTGTAGGAATGATTATCTTTGCTTCTACCTTTGCAAACGGACGTATCATATGTCATACTCTGTTATTCGTTCTTTCCCTATTCCTGATAGGTTTATACATATATGAAAAGAAAAAAGATATCAAAGTTCTTAGCCTTGCTTCAGGTTCTTTCTTCCATCTTATAGAAGATTATATGTGGACAAATCCCAGAACTTTATTCTGGCCTCTCTTTGGATTCGAATTCCCCAAATATCGGACGGACTTCAATGGAATTGAATACTTGACAAAACTGTTTGAAAAATCGTTTACATTTCATATTTCGCTCTCTTCTGTTCCTGAAATCTTGGGGATTGGAATACTAGTTCTTTTGGTTTTACACTGGTTGATAAAAGAATTTGGACAAAATAAGTTTTAA
- a CDS encoding universal stress protein, translating into MRNTVFRNIMVATDGSERVRKAIFTAVEVAKLSEAKLYAVHVIELGGYDSLIQSRSKEWNEAIKDQLIAEGKDATSYVENVGRAANVKVESVILEGNPAEEIVDFAEENDIGLIVIGTQGRTGVHRFLIGSVAENVIRQSNVRVLVVRGEAIEKGK; encoded by the coding sequence ATGAGAAATACTGTTTTCAGGAATATAATGGTCGCAACCGACGGTTCGGAACGAGTAAGAAAAGCAATTTTTACAGCAGTTGAAGTTGCAAAACTAAGCGAGGCAAAGCTTTATGCTGTACATGTTATCGAACTGGGTGGTTATGATTCATTAATTCAGTCCAGAAGTAAAGAATGGAATGAGGCAATTAAAGACCAGCTCATAGCAGAAGGCAAGGACGCAACAAGTTATGTTGAGAATGTCGGAAGAGCTGCAAACGTTAAGGTCGAATCCGTAATTCTTGAAGGAAACCCTGCAGAAGAAATTGTCGATTTTGCAGAAGAAAACGACATTGGTCTTATCGTTATAGGCACACAAGGAAGAACTGGAGTCCATAGATTTTTGATCGGAAGTGTAGCTGAAAATGTGATTAGACAATCTAATGTAAGAGTACTTGTCGTAAGGGGAGAAGCTATTGAAAAGGGCAAATAA
- a CDS encoding type II glyceraldehyde-3-phosphate dehydrogenase encodes MAKAKIAVNGYGTIGKRVADAVRAQDDMEVVGISKTKPNYEAAVAHKLGYDIYAPAENVETFEKAGMPAAGSIEEMLEKADLVVDCTPGGIGEKNKPMYEKIGIKAIWQGGESHPLAGFSFNAESNYEQAVGRDLVRVVSCNTTALCRAISTIDREFGVNKVRVSLTRRAVDPNEIKKGPVDAIVLNPIKLPSHHGPDVQSVLPHINITTAAIKVPTTLMHVHTVNMEVNKDCTAEDVKNIFGSQSRIRLVGQGITSTAEIIEFARDIGRPRHDMWELCIWPESITVTDKELYFFHAVHQESIVVPENVDAIRAMMELESDGAKSIEKTNKAIGLYNK; translated from the coding sequence ATGGCTAAAGCAAAAATCGCGGTAAACGGTTACGGAACTATAGGAAAAAGGGTTGCAGACGCCGTTAGGGCTCAGGACGATATGGAAGTTGTCGGAATTTCCAAGACAAAACCGAATTATGAGGCAGCAGTGGCACATAAGCTAGGATATGATATATATGCTCCTGCTGAGAATGTTGAAACTTTTGAGAAAGCAGGAATGCCAGCAGCTGGAAGTATTGAAGAAATGCTGGAAAAAGCTGACCTGGTTGTGGACTGTACTCCAGGGGGAATTGGGGAAAAAAATAAGCCTATGTATGAGAAAATCGGGATAAAGGCAATCTGGCAGGGGGGCGAAAGTCATCCGCTTGCAGGTTTCTCCTTTAATGCGGAGAGTAATTACGAACAGGCTGTAGGCCGTGACCTTGTAAGAGTTGTCTCATGTAATACTACAGCACTTTGCAGGGCTATTTCAACTATAGACAGGGAATTCGGAGTAAATAAGGTGAGGGTAAGTCTCACAAGAAGAGCAGTCGATCCCAATGAAATTAAAAAAGGACCTGTTGATGCAATCGTACTTAACCCGATTAAACTTCCGTCTCACCATGGACCTGATGTACAGAGTGTGCTTCCACACATTAACATAACTACTGCAGCTATAAAAGTCCCGACGACTCTTATGCATGTGCATACTGTAAACATGGAAGTCAATAAGGATTGCACTGCAGAAGACGTTAAGAATATCTTTGGTTCTCAGTCCAGGATTCGTTTAGTAGGGCAGGGGATTACTTCAACAGCCGAGATAATTGAATTTGCGCGGGATATTGGACGCCCCAGACACGATATGTGGGAGCTCTGTATCTGGCCCGAATCCATTACAGTGACTGATAAAGAGCTTTACTTCTTCCATGCTGTCCATCAAGAATCGATTGTAGTTCCGGAAAATGTTGACGCTATAAGAGCTATGATGGAACTTGAAAGCGACGGTGCAAAGTCAATTGAAAAGACGAATAAGGCTATTGGACTGTATAACAAGTAA
- a CDS encoding rubrerythrin family protein, protein MKMMTQQNLINAFGGESQAYMRYVHFANQAEIEKLSNVARLFRAIAHAEYVHAGDHYKELKHLEGGFVANSMAVFGPGDTRKNLKLAIAGETYEIEEMYPAYIEVAKFQKEKSAQRSFEWSWGTEKMHKMIYEKALESVNSGKDPELGPIQVCEVCGYTLEGDAPDVCPICGALKEKFTAFE, encoded by the coding sequence ATGAAAATGATGACACAGCAGAATCTCATCAATGCGTTTGGGGGAGAAAGTCAAGCATATATGAGGTATGTGCATTTTGCAAATCAAGCAGAGATAGAAAAACTTAGCAATGTGGCTCGGTTGTTTCGTGCAATCGCTCATGCGGAATATGTACATGCAGGAGACCATTATAAGGAGTTAAAACACCTCGAGGGGGGATTTGTCGCAAATAGTATGGCAGTTTTTGGACCGGGTGATACCAGGAAAAACCTTAAGCTGGCCATTGCTGGTGAGACATATGAGATAGAGGAAATGTATCCTGCATATATTGAAGTCGCAAAATTCCAGAAAGAAAAAAGTGCACAAAGAAGTTTTGAATGGTCCTGGGGTACTGAAAAAATGCATAAGATGATTTATGAAAAAGCTTTAGAATCGGTGAACTCAGGAAAAGACCCAGAATTAGGTCCTATTCAGGTTTGCGAGGTATGTGGATATACCCTTGAAGGAGATGCACCCGATGTATGTCCCATATGTGGTGCATTGAAAGAAAAATTTACAGCATTTGAATAA
- a CDS encoding 4-phosphopantoate--beta-alanine ligase translates to MTEIPKDHPRYESLLAREKVAAGVKMGMTSIQGLISQGRGESFDYLIGERSTKSALYAERAAVAALLLAKNPVISVNGNAAALAPDKIVALADVTGAKLEVNLFHRTETRIHLIIEQLKANGASEVLGKNPDASLELSHARRLVESRGIYSADVVLVPLEDGDRCEKLVEMGKTVIAIDLNPLSRTSKMSTISIVDNLTRALENMIKFGMELKKERNEELVKLITTYDNKKVLLDAISEIQEHLKAMTVELEQ, encoded by the coding sequence ATGACCGAGATACCCAAAGACCACCCGAGGTATGAGTCCCTGCTAGCCCGTGAAAAGGTTGCAGCCGGGGTAAAAATGGGAATGACAAGTATTCAGGGGCTGATTTCCCAGGGAAGAGGCGAAAGCTTTGATTACCTTATAGGCGAGCGAAGCACCAAGTCTGCTCTGTATGCTGAAAGAGCAGCAGTTGCTGCCCTGCTACTGGCAAAAAATCCTGTAATTTCCGTAAACGGTAATGCTGCAGCTCTCGCTCCTGACAAAATTGTAGCCCTTGCAGATGTTACAGGAGCAAAGCTCGAGGTCAATCTTTTTCACAGGACTGAAACAAGGATCCACCTTATAATAGAACAGCTCAAAGCTAATGGGGCTTCTGAGGTGCTTGGGAAAAATCCGGATGCAAGCCTTGAACTCTCTCACGCCAGGCGGCTGGTAGAAAGCCGGGGGATATATTCTGCAGACGTAGTGCTTGTCCCTCTGGAAGACGGAGATCGTTGTGAAAAACTCGTAGAAATGGGAAAAACTGTTATAGCTATTGACCTGAACCCTCTCTCACGGACTTCAAAGATGTCTACAATCTCGATAGTTGACAACCTTACCCGTGCACTTGAAAACATGATCAAGTTCGGGATGGAACTGAAAAAGGAGAGAAATGAAGAACTTGTGAAATTAATCACAACTTATGATAATAAAAAAGTCCTTTTAGATGCTATTTCTGAAATCCAGGAACACCTTAAAGCTATGACTGTAGAATTGGAACAATGA